In the genome of Natronorubrum daqingense, the window TCTTCAAGGAATACGTCGACGAACGGCCACAGCAGGCGCGAGTAGTGCTTGCCCTGATCGCAGCGGTCGGCCTCGGACCGGGCGTTCACAACGTCTTACAGTTTGTTATCACCTAGATTTTTTTCGGACACCCCCGTCTTTACTGTCGTATCGAATGGGCCCCACCGTACTCGCCGCCGGCCACGTCAACTGGGACGTGACGCTTCGCGTCGACCGACTCCCCGAAGCCGACGGTGAAGCGACGATTCGCTCGCAACGCCAATCCGGCGGCGGCAGTGCCGCGAACGTCGCCGCCGCCCTCGCCGGACTCGAGGTCGAGACGGGGCTGATCGGCAGCGTCGGCGACGACGACAACGGCTTGCTCGCGAGACGCGAACTCGAGGAGGCTGGCGTCGCGTTGTCGGGGCTACAGGTCGTCGAGGACGCCAGTACGGCCGTCAAGTACCTGCTCGTCGACGACACGGGCGAAGTATCGATTCTCGGCACCGACGGCGTCAACGAAGCCATCGAGCCGTCGGACCTCGAGCCGACCCGGATCCGCGGGGTCGACCACGTGCACCTGACGAGCCAGCGTCCCGAAACTGCCAGCGCGATCGCGAGCACCGCTGGGGACGCCGGCGTCACCGTCAGCTTCGACCCCGGGCGTCGATTCGGCGACCGCGAGTACGGAGAGACGCTCGAGCACACCGATATCCTGTTCGTCACCGATCGGGAGGCGACGGCACTGGTCGACGAGCCCGTGAAACACCGAAGCGAGGAACAGCTGCTCGTGACGACCTCCGGCGACGACGGCGCAACGGTCAGACGTGGGGCGGAAACGTACACACATCCCGGCTACGACGTGACCGCGACGGATACGGCGGGTGCCGGCGACGCGTTCGCCGCCGGATTCATCGCGTCGCGACTCGAGGGGGCCGATCTCGAGCAGGCGCTCGAGTACGCGAACGCCTGTGGAGCGTTGACTGCGAGTCGAGACGGTGCGCGAAGTGCTCCGACGGCAACGGCGCTCGAGGAGTTTCTCAGTGAACGATCCTGACCAATAGACCTTTTATCCGGCCGAGAGCCCCCCAAACCCGCCGCCGTCTGGCGATTATCACCGACCGTTGTCTGACGGTAATTATATAGTCCGAGCCGTTGGCCGTTCATATGGAACGTCACGGAAACGTGACGGAGAGACATGACGGAAGGAAGGATTAGCGAGTCCCACGGATGCGAATTTACACGTCGCGTCCGCTACGATCGAGAGACCAACGAACCGCCAAGTATCGCAACCGCAACAGCGCTGGCCCAATACTACGGTGAAGACGTCGCGGCAACCAGCATGCGGCTGTACGACTACATCGATCCCGATGCACTCGATGCCCTCTTCGCGGACACCCACAGCGGAACGACGCGGGCCGCGGGGAGTGTCGAATTTACGGTCGAAGACGTGCAGGTAACGATTCAGCCCGGACAAATCGAGGTCCGGCCGGCCGAGTAACGGGTGTTCACGGACGAGTGAACGACCCAGTGGGTGGAACGGGGACGACGCAGGTCGCGATCAGACGGACGTTCGGGACCCGTCCTCGAGTATTTTCTCACCGAAACTGAGACAGCAACTGCAAAACCGAAACCACGGGCTATCCTGCGGTCGCTCCGGAAATGACTTACCGTAGTCGGCATGAAACGGAGGGTATGGCAACGCAGCCACACCTGTTAGTCGATGACGGAGAGTTGACAGACCGGGTACTCATTCCGGGCGACCCCGGTCGCGTCGACCGAATCGCCAGCCACTGTGACAGTTCGGAAACGATCGCCGAGAACCGCGAGTACAAGGTCGTCAACGCGACGTACGACGGCACGGAGCTGACGATCTGTTCGACCGGTATCGGCTGTCCATCGGCAGCAATTGCAGTCGAAGAACTGGCGAACGTCGGCGTCGAGACCTTCATCCGCGTCGGGACGACCGGCGCACTCCAGTCCGACATCGAAATCGGTGACATGGTCGTCGCGACCGGTGCCGCGAAGAACGAAGGGACCTCGAAACGCTACGAAGACGTCGAGTACCCGGCCGTGCCGGACTACGACGTCGTCTCGAGTCTCGTCGATTCTGCTAAGGCCAACGACGAGGAGATCCACGTCGGGCCGATCGCCTCCGACGACGCCTACTACGCCGAAACCGACGAGCACGTCGCCGACTGGGAAGACGCCGGCCTGCTCTGCGTCGAGATGGAAGCCGCCGCCGTCTTCACGCTCGCGCGCCGAAAGGGCCTGCGCGCCGGGGCCATCTGTACCGTCGACGGTAACCTCGTCGAAGGCACCCAGAAGGGCACCGACACCGAAGACGACGAACTCCCGGACAAAGCCAAGAACAACGTCGGCCGCGCCATCGACATCTCGCTCGAGGCCATCACGCAACACTAACGCGAAAATCGCCTCGTCGACACACCACTCTTCTTCGGGTCTAGGAGGCTTCCTCGCCGGAGAGCGCCTCGGCGAGCGTCGTCGTTTGCTCGGTCAGCGTCTTCGTCGTCCCCGAAGCGGCCTGCAACTCGCTATTGATCGCCGCGAAGAGCCGTTCGAACGCGAGCGTTCCGTCCGGGTCCTCCCACTCGCTCGTCGCTCGAGCCTCGAGTCCACACGTCGAGCACGAACCGTCCGTAACTGTGCCAACGCACGCGGCGCATCGCTCGAGACCGGCCGGAACCGTCTCCGCTCGCTCGACGACGGTGCGAAGCGTCGACTGGAGGGAGTGGCCCGATTCGACCACCGACTGGAGCGACGTGCGAACGTCGGTATCGAACGCCGTCTCGTCGACCGCCTCGAGCGCCTCGAGGTGGGCGTCGGCGAGGTCGAGTGCGAGGATAGCGTCGCGGCGGGTTCGACAGTACTCCTCGAGGGGGTCGCTAGCTGCGTTCTCGGCGGCAGTCTGACCCTCGTCTGCCGACTCGACGTTCGTTTCGTCGACCGACTTTGCAGGTATTTCGTCGGCCTCGAGCGCCGAGGGAAGCGACGTCGCGAGCGACGCGAACGATGCAACCTCGGAGATTGCGCCGCCCTGTCTCTGGGTCGTCTCGCGGACACGTTCGAACAACGCCGTTGGCGTTTCTGGGATACCAGCGTGGTCACCCCGGAGCGTCGTCGAACAGTCGGTACAGACGGTGACGAAGGCGCTTTCGTGGGCGTGTGTTCCGGGTCCAGATTCCGCCGTGTCGATGGGGTGAATCTCGAGGGCCGTTCGGGAATCCCCGGCGTCCTCGAATCCGCAGGATCGACACGCGTACTCGTCTCGGTCGACGACTGCTCGTCGCTCGACCTGCCAGTCGCGAGAGGTCACGAGCGTGAGCAGACAGCGCGACGACAAAAACACACCGGCTCACCCGCTCGCAGGCGAGTTCCACGCTCGGGGAGTCGACATGCTGGTTCGATCCGATACGCACAGTGGCATGCTGGCTCGAGTCCGACCACACGCAGTCGACATGCTGGCTCGATCCCCACACGGCCCTCGCACGGTTCATCACTAACTCGCTGCTCGTTGTTGCCCAGATATGGCCGATCACGACGACGAACGACGCAGCGACGAGGGAGAGATCGACGACGAACGGTCCAGCGACGAAGACGAGCCCGACGAACTCGAACTCGAACTCGAGCGCACGGACGACCGATCCGCCGTCGCCGAGATGGTGCGAACGCTTTCGAACGCGCTGGCAGACGGCCGAGCATTTCGGGTGAGCGCCGAGGAGTACACCGCGTCGGTCGCGATTCCCGAACGGGTCCGAACCGAGGTCGAGGTCGAGTACGAGGGCGACTCCGACCCGCCCGTCGCCGAATTCGAACTCGAACTCGAGTGGGACGATCCCGACGGTTCGAGCGTCGACCTGTCGGAAGGGGGTGCAGATACCACCGGAATTACGCTCGAGGACGGATCACAGGCGAACCGAGACGGGCGAACCAGTCGATTCGAGGTCTACGAAGACCGCGCGGAGGAGTGGCGCTGGCGACTCGTTCACTGGAACGGCAACATCGTCGCCGACAGCGGCGAGGGGTACGCCTCGCGCTCGAACGCCCGGCGAGCCGTTCGCAATATGCGTGAGATCGTTCCATCGGCTCGGTTGGAGGACGTCCAGTCGGAGTGAACGAGTCGAAACCGGACCACGGCGGAGTCGGAGTAAACGAGGCGAGACCGGACTACGGGCGGAAATCGTCCAGTTCGACCTCGAACTCGAGGTCGGGTGTGTGCGGGCCGGACTCGTACTCGAGTGACGGCTTCGCGTCGTCGGGTATCGCGTTGTACGTCCGGAGGAAGTCGACGATACCGCGGACGCCGCCGAAGTCGCCGCGATAGCGACTGAAGAGTTGTGGAACCGTCGCGGCGTTCGAACTCGAGTCGTAGGAGACGTGTTCGGCGAGGAACCACTCGACGGCGATGTCCAGCGCTTCGTCGACGTCGTCCGCCGAGTAGACGGTCACCGGCGGACAGTGTTCCGCGCCGCGACTGATCACGAAGTGCGTCCGCGGATCGCAGGCGGGTAGTCGAAACTCCCGTTCGAACGTCGATGGCAACGGCCGCGGAACGTACCCGAACCCCCAGGGGTGCTTCGAACAGCGGAGGAGGCCGTGCTCGATGTCGTTGAGGCTCAACCAGACGCCGGCAACCGGAATCTGATCGCGAGTTGCGAACTTCCACCGGCGGACCGGACTGCCCTCGAGTGACGACGGAGTCGACTCGAGAAGCAACTGCGCGTAAGCGTTGTAGCAGTTGAGCCAGAACGATAGTTTGGCCTCGCGCGTCGCCAGTGCTCGTCGGAGCGGCGCTCGCTCGAGTGTCGCGAGATGCTCTTGCAGCCAGGCCGTCTCACCCTCCGTCTTGACCGTATACAACAGATCGGCCGAGAGAGAGAGTGGGTCGAGCTGGGTCGACATTCGTCTGTAGATTGGCGTAGGAGCCTCTTGAAGCCGTGTGGCGAGTGCGTACGACAGTCTCCGGGACGAATATGTCTGGTCTAGGCTTTTCCGAGACGGCGTCGAGGTATGGGGCATGAACCGGAGCAAAGGCTATCTGCTGGTGCTCGTCACCATCTTTGCGTACCTCTCGTGGCAACTCGTGACGCCGTTCTTACAGTTCGTTCTCGCTGCCGTGCTCATCGCGTTCGTGCTCTACCCGCTACAGCGTCGACTCGAGAAACACGTGGGGCCAACGATTTCGGCGTTCATCCTGCTCCTGGTTGCGATTGCCGGCTTCATCGTTCCGTTCGTGCTCGTGGCCGCGATGATCGCGGACGACGCGGTCAGAATCCTCCAAGATGCCGACGCAGAGACCCTCCAACTGACGGAAATCGAAGAGCTAATCGAAGAACAGGCCGGACTCGAGGTTGATATCGCCGACTCCGTGATGGACTCGGCTCAAGAGATCGGGACGATTCTGCTCGAGCGCTCGACGGAGTGGTTCAGCATGCTTACGCACACGCTGATCGGCCTCGGACTCACGCTCTTTCTCATCTACTATCTGCTCAAGGACGGCGACAAACTGATGGCGTGGCTCCGAGACAAGACGCCACTTCCCGAGGACGTACAGGACGACCTCTACGGCGAACTCAACGAAGTCATGTGGGCCGTTCTCGCCGGACACGTCCTGATCGCCATCATCGAGGGCGTCATCGCCGGATTAGGGCTGTTCGCTACCGGAATTCCCAACGCGGGCTTCTGGACGTTCGTCATGGTGGTCCTCTCGCTCGTCCCGCTGATCGGCGCGCCGCTGGTCTGGATTCCGGCTTCGATCTACCTCCTGATGATCGGCGAACCCATCCTCGCGCTCGCGCTGGCGGTCTACAGCGCCATCGTCGTCGGCATCGCCGACGACTACCTTCGCCCCATCGTGGTCGACCGCTACGCCGAGATTAGCCCTGCCGTGATCATCCTCGGCGTCCTCGGCGGCATCTACGCGTTCGGCGTCATGGGGCTCTTCTTCGGACCCGTGATCCTCGGCGCGTTCCTCGCGGTCGTCGACGTCATCGACGAGAACTACGACCGACTCGGGGGCGATTCCGAACCGGGGGAGACGTGATTCGTGACCGGTAGTCGAGGATGCTATCCACGTTCGATCTCGAAGAGATGATCGACGATGAGACCGACCTCGCTGAACAGTGAAGAGTTGCCAACATTCGATAATATCGTTTTGTGATCCTCACGGTATCGTGTGCTTTCCACCGTGACAGATATAGGACCAACAGTCGTTACGAACGCTGTGCGTCGACGCGACATACTCGGGACGATCTCCACGGCCGCGATAGCAAGTTCGGTGAGCGGGTGTACTCAATCGACGACCGACGAGGGAACCCGAATTATCGGCTCGTATCCCGGCGACGACGCCACTTCGGCGGAACAGTACCGTCCCTTCGAGGAGTGGCTCGAGACGCGGTTCGGCGTGCTCACGCTCTACGTGAACGCGGACGACGACGAGAGCGTCCGTCAGAACTTCCTCTCGGGACTAACGGACGTCTGGCAGACGGGTCACGTCCCCATGGTGACCTGGCTTTCGTACGTCGATTCGGAGTCGGAGACGCCGTCGACGATCACGCACCAGATCCGCGACGGCGAGTACGACGCTGTCCTCGAGTGGTGGGTGGACGAACTTTCGGCGTGGTTGGCGGCCGACGACCCGGTGATCGACGGGCCGCGACGGCTCTATTTCAGGCCGTTTCCGGAAATGAACGGGGACTGGCTTCCCTGGAGCGTCCTCGAGGACGACGACGTCGAACCGTTCGTCGACGCGTGGCGCTACGTTCACGAGCGGTTGATGGACGCAGTCGATGCGGACGATCCACGTGAACGCGTCCAGTGGGTCTGGAATCCGAACGCAACAGAACACACCGACGTTCCAACCGAAGCGAGCTACCCGGGTGAGGAGTACGTCGACTGGATCGGAATCGACGGCTACAATTTCGGTGATAGTTCGATGGGGGATGGCTGGCAGTCGCCGGAGTCAGTGTTCGAACCGATGCGGACCAGACTAACCGACCTCAGTGACCGACCGCTATCGATCCCCGAATTTGGATCGACATCGGTCCGAGACGGCGAGCACGATGTATCCGCCAAAGACGAGTGGATCGACGATGTCTTCGAGTACATCGAGGCGAACGATATCCGAATGGTGTGTTGGTTCAACGTCGACAAGGAAACCGACTGGGCGGTCTTCGGCGGTGCTCGCGGCACGGATACGTTCGAAGACGAACGCAGAGACGAACGGTATCGCGTCTACGATAGCTTTCGGGAACGAGTTCAGCGGGGTGACTACGTCGGCGGAAGCACCCAGACGCCCGGCGTCCTCTCGAACGATCACTTCCAGGGCCGGTTTTGAGTGACGACACGAGACGTACCGCGACCACGGCGGTACTCGATTCAGGTCGCCCTCGAGTCGGTCACGGAGGGTGGCTCGTCCCCCGAGATCGAAACCGTCTCAGCGCTCGCGTTATTCGGTTTCGTCGTTCTCGAGTGAAAACCGGTAGGTGTCGATCTCGCCGTGCTCGTAGTACTCGTACTCCGCCGCTGCGGCCTCGAGGTCGGTGATCCACTCGTCCTCGTGTTCGTACGCTTGCGGGGCGACGACCCAAAATTGGGTTTCGTTACCGGGAGCATCGGCGAGTGCGGTTTCAGTTTCGTTGATCGTCTCCTCCGGCGAAACGAACGGATCCTGTGAGTCACCGACTGCAGCGTCGGGCGGATCCAGCACGGTTTCGGGCGGTCGATCCGTATAGGCGACGAGCGCGTCTGCAGTATACCCCGGCGTGACGAAAACCGGTTCGTCCGGACTCGCGTCGACCGTCGCTGCCGCTCCCGGCCAATCTTCCTGCGTCTCCGCACCGACGTAGACGCCCGCGGAAGCGACCAATCCGACGAGCAGGAGTGTCGCGAGGAGCCAGCGGAGTGAACGCCGATCGATCCGAGTTACTCCGTGTGCGGCTAGCAACGCGAGACCGCCGAGCGAGACGAACGCGTACTCGAGGTGAAAGACCGGCACGAACACGTGTGAAATGACGTACGGAGCCAAAATCGGGACGAAAGCCCAACACAGGACGACGTACTCGCGTTGAAGGTAGGTCCTGACGACGGTGGCGTCGGCGCTCGCTTCGGCCGAACGGGCGGTTCGTTTCGTCGCGGTCGCGTGTTCGTCGTCGGGTTCGTCCGCGGTGAACGGTGCGCTCTGGTGCCACTCACGGACGTCGTCCGGCGTATAGGTGATAAACGAGTACGCTCCGAGCACCGCGAGACAGCCGAGGACGACGACAGAAAGGGTGTGACTGACCGGGTCGTGAACCGCGAAGGGGTAGGTCGCAAGCCTCCCGGCGTACACGAGGAGCGTCTGAGCGAACTGGCCCAGCGTTGGCGGCGTGAACCACGAGAACGGGTCGGTGTTCCCCAGACGAACGTGCCAGGCGAACGTCGCAAGCCAAGGGAGCGATCCGACGACGATCAGCGTCTGCGCCGTGAGCCACGCTCGAGTCGGGATTCGATCTGGCCACCCTCGAGGGAGTATCCATCGAGCGACGAGGACGTTGTGCGCGAGGATGACGAACACTCCGGTGACGTGAGTGCAGACAAGTAACACGCACGAGAGTACGTATCCGGCCCACACGGTCCGCGAGCGATCCCCGGATAACAATCGTGCGAAGAAATAGAACGAGAGTGTACTACAGAGAAACAACAACGCGAGGAAACGGGCTTCCCGCGAGTACTGAATGTGGAGTGGTGAGAGCGCGAGAACGAGAGCAGCGATAACGCCGACGCGTCGGTCGAACAGCACGCGTCCGGTCGCGTACAGGAGGTAGACCGAGGCAACCCCACAGAGAATCGAGAACGACCTGGCGAGGAAGGTCGTCGAACCGACGAGTCCGAGCCATCCCTGTACGAGCACGATATGCAGCGGCGATTCGGGGACGTTGCCCGCGACGATGGCTTCGATCGTACTCGACGGGTTGGGTGTCCATCCCTCGAGCGCTGCGATTTCGTCCAGCCAGAGGCCGTCCGTCGTCAGCCCGTGAAACCGGGTGACGCCGGCGAGGAGCAAGACGATGGCCATCGATAACTGCGGCCAATACGCGATGAGAACGTCCGAGACACGCGAACGCGCCAATACAACGGAAGAATCGACCACCATTATTCGGTTGGTGAGTCGTCGGCGTCTCGTTGATCGATTCGCTGTGCATGCGTCCAGTCGAGGTCCCGGTCAGAGAGAACGTCGAACAGACACTTGAGGTTCAACGCGTCGTGAAAGTGCTTGTAGCCGATAACGAAAAGCGGCGCGTAGATGATCAACCGCCAGTCCTCGCCCTCGATGAGAATGCCGAGCGCTGCGATGAGGACGATGATGCTCGTAAAGAAGACGAACAGCGCGAGCACCTGAACGACCTGTCCTCCCAGGAGCAACCAGGCGATGAACCCGAGTATGATCCAGGTGGCGACGGGCAAGAAGAACAACTCGACTAACCGAAATGGAACCGCAAGTCGATGAAGGAGGCCGTACGAGGAGTCGACGACCACCCGAATGTGCTTGAACAGTGTCATGTAGTTGCCCCGATACCATCGGAGTCGCTGGTTGTAAAGCGACGTCCAGGTGTCCGGAGCCTCGGTATAGACGCGGGCATCGCTGACGGAAACGCGATACCCCGAGCGGAGTATTTTCATCGTCACGTCAAAGTCCTCGGTTAGCGTCTCCGGATCGTACGCGAAGACGCCCTCGATCGCCTCGCGGCGATACGCACCGAGACACCCTGGAACGATCAGAACGATGCCGAAGTAATCGAGCATGCGACGGTAGATGTTGACCCCGATGGTGTACTCGAGTTGCTGACAGCGCGTGATCAACGAGTTTCGGTTCCAAATCGTCACGTTACTCGCGACGGCACCAATTTCTGGATTCGACGCGAACGGAGCGACGATCTGTTTGAGGGCGTCGGTTGCGACGATGCTGTCCGCATCGACCGTGACGATAACCTCACCTTCGGCGAACAATAGTCCGTAGTTGAGAGCGGAGTACTTGCCGCCGTTTTCTTTCGTCACGACGCGAACCCCCTCGGATTCGAACGAACGTGCTTCCCCGGCCGTTTCGTCCGTACTTCCGTCGTCGATAACGATGATCTCCAACTGTTCTTCCGGGTAGCGCGCCTCGAGTAACGACGCGACCGTTCGACCGACGTAGCCGGCTTCGTTGTACGCCGGAACGAGAACGGTAATCGACGGAAACGGTGGTGACGGAGTGAACTTCGCGTGATCGACCTGATCGTGATAGAGTGCGATGAGGGCAATGAACCAGTAGTACACGAAGATGAGCGCAATCGCGAGGAGGTGAACGAACTGGATGGGGGCCGGATAGACCCAGCCGATCGTGACGACGCCGACCGCATAACCGCACAGAACGACCGCCAGCGTCCCGACACCGAAGACATCTCGGTACCACGGTCTGTACATAACCACGTAGTACGACCACCCGACGTAACAGGCCATGATCAGTCCGAATCCGGCGACGGCGTACACCGAGCCGTCGTCCATCACGCCGACGAGCAACCAGAACGGAAGCAACGCCGAGAGAAACAACGCGACCGAGAGCCACCTGACTGATCGAAGTATCGACCAGAGTCGGAAGCCGACGATTTTCGGAGATTTCATCGGAACAGCACGCTCCGAATCTCACGCCACGGGTTCGGAATGGTCGATTGCGAGGAGTCGTCGTCCGCAGTTTCGTTCACGGTTTCTTCGATCGGTTCGAGAACCCGCCATCCGTCGTCCGTTTCCTCGATATCACCCGACTCGAGGCCATCGCCGAACTGCTCGAGCGTCATGAACGTGACGTCGTCCGTCGCGTTCATGTACTCGATGAGCGATCGCAACATGTCGAGTCGGTCCTCGCTCGTGAAGTACTGGTAGTGAAGCATTTGGACGTACGGTTCGTTGTCTTCGACGGCCTCGTCGAACGACTCTGTCAGCGTCTCGAGGTCGTGGAAGGGCACCTCGTCGGAGTCGTTATCCGCGTTCGACCAGTCCTCGAACGCCTGCGTCTCCGGCACGTGCAAGATACCGTCCTCCTCGAACGGCGCTTCCTCCTCGTAGTACACCGACGTGAACCACTCGCCTCCGGAGACGATCGGATACCCCTCCTCGACGAGGACGTCCACCGTGTTGTCGTCGTACGTGTTCATCGGCGGAATGAACGTCTGAGAGGGTCTATCGACGCAGTCGTGCATGATCTCCTCGCCAGCGACGAGCCACTCGTATTGAGTCGTGATCGAGACGTTGCCGAACTCGCTTCCGTCGTAAAAATCGGTCTGTTCTTCGTGTGTATACCCGTGAATCGCCATCTCGAATTGGTCGGGATACTCGGACTCGAGTGAGCGAAGGTACGAGCAGGTTTCGTCATCGTCGGTAATCGCGTTCTCACCGGCTACCTTTGGGATGATCCCGAGCGTAACGGGAACGTCCGCGTCGATGAACACCTGGTCGACGGCTCGCATCTCTTCTTGATTGTACCACGGCTGAATGTCGTCGTTCCTGAATATGACGATCGTCTCGTGTGTTTCCCACGATCGATCGACCGATTGGTGGTCGCTCGATTCCGAATCGAGTATCGTGCTGACCGAGACGGTGCCAGCGATTCCCGCCAGCAGGATAGCGATGACCAGCGCTGAGACCATCAGTTGCTGTCCGCGCTCCGTGTTCGGTCGATATCGATCCGGGATCCAAGACAGTTCACCACCGGGCGTCGGCGTCGGCAGATCAGGAAACTGAATCCGTCTGTTCGTTTCCGGTGGTTCCTCCGTTTCTCCCTCGAGTTCGAACCGACGCCCACACTCGAGACACCGGCACACGGAATTAACCGCGCGCAGGTCTCCACGCGGTTCAGCGTGACCACACTTCGGACACCCTCCCTCCTCGAAAGCCGTTACCGGTCCAACGTGTCCACAGTCGTGTTCGACAATTTGTTCTGTCGTTACCCTGAGAGAGCCACACCGTCGGCATCCCTCATTCGGACCACCAGTCATCACAATGTCAATACCTGGAATCGGGTTTTGTAATCATCTGCATACAAGCTGGTAATTCTGCTTTTTTCTCCCATATTTACAGATGGTGCAAAAATACAGTATACGAGCCTAGAATCGTTCGATCTGATTTCACGGCTTTTCGATATAACCACACTCATATAATATATAAAACATTTTTCGCCATAACATTCTCGTCGATAGATCGTTTATTTACATATCTTAGATAGATCATCTAGCCATGTTTCGTTTGGACTATTACCAGACAGCCAACAGAGATGAAGGCGGATGGCTTCGGGAAGAATACACGAAACCGTCCGGGAGCCACCTCGTGTTGGAGCGGGTGAAGCGATTCGCCGCGCTTTTGGTCTGTGAGGTCGGATACTCTCTCACGCGAATGGCCCGGTACCACATCGAAACCTACGGCTGTACGTCCAATCGCGGCGAGAGTCGCGAGATCGAGCGACGGCTCCGTGACGCGGGCCATCACCAGGTCGAGGGGCCACGCGAGGCCGACGTCGCCATCTTGAACACCTGCACGGTCGTCGAGAAGACCGAGCGCAACATGCTCCGCCGGGCCGAAGAGTTGGCCGACGAAACCGCCGATCTGTTCATCACGGG includes:
- a CDS encoding carbohydrate kinase family protein is translated as MGPTVLAAGHVNWDVTLRVDRLPEADGEATIRSQRQSGGGSAANVAAALAGLEVETGLIGSVGDDDNGLLARRELEEAGVALSGLQVVEDASTAVKYLLVDDTGEVSILGTDGVNEAIEPSDLEPTRIRGVDHVHLTSQRPETASAIASTAGDAGVTVSFDPGRRFGDREYGETLEHTDILFVTDREATALVDEPVKHRSEEQLLVTTSGDDGATVRRGAETYTHPGYDVTATDTAGAGDAFAAGFIASRLEGADLEQALEYANACGALTASRDGARSAPTATALEEFLSERS
- a CDS encoding HalOD1 output domain-containing protein yields the protein MTEGRISESHGCEFTRRVRYDRETNEPPSIATATALAQYYGEDVAATSMRLYDYIDPDALDALFADTHSGTTRAAGSVEFTVEDVQVTIQPGQIEVRPAE
- a CDS encoding nucleoside phosphorylase; translation: MATQPHLLVDDGELTDRVLIPGDPGRVDRIASHCDSSETIAENREYKVVNATYDGTELTICSTGIGCPSAAIAVEELANVGVETFIRVGTTGALQSDIEIGDMVVATGAAKNEGTSKRYEDVEYPAVPDYDVVSSLVDSAKANDEEIHVGPIASDDAYYAETDEHVADWEDAGLLCVEMEAAAVFTLARRKGLRAGAICTVDGNLVEGTQKGTDTEDDELPDKAKNNVGRAIDISLEAITQH
- a CDS encoding amphi-Trp domain-containing protein translates to MADHDDERRSDEGEIDDERSSDEDEPDELELELERTDDRSAVAEMVRTLSNALADGRAFRVSAEEYTASVAIPERVRTEVEVEYEGDSDPPVAEFELELEWDDPDGSSVDLSEGGADTTGITLEDGSQANRDGRTSRFEVYEDRAEEWRWRLVHWNGNIVADSGEGYASRSNARRAVRNMREIVPSARLEDVQSE
- a CDS encoding DUF547 domain-containing protein, giving the protein MSTQLDPLSLSADLLYTVKTEGETAWLQEHLATLERAPLRRALATREAKLSFWLNCYNAYAQLLLESTPSSLEGSPVRRWKFATRDQIPVAGVWLSLNDIEHGLLRCSKHPWGFGYVPRPLPSTFEREFRLPACDPRTHFVISRGAEHCPPVTVYSADDVDEALDIAVEWFLAEHVSYDSSSNAATVPQLFSRYRGDFGGVRGIVDFLRTYNAIPDDAKPSLEYESGPHTPDLEFEVELDDFRP
- a CDS encoding AI-2E family transporter; the encoded protein is MNRSKGYLLVLVTIFAYLSWQLVTPFLQFVLAAVLIAFVLYPLQRRLEKHVGPTISAFILLLVAIAGFIVPFVLVAAMIADDAVRILQDADAETLQLTEIEELIEEQAGLEVDIADSVMDSAQEIGTILLERSTEWFSMLTHTLIGLGLTLFLIYYLLKDGDKLMAWLRDKTPLPEDVQDDLYGELNEVMWAVLAGHVLIAIIEGVIAGLGLFATGIPNAGFWTFVMVVLSLVPLIGAPLVWIPASIYLLMIGEPILALALAVYSAIVVGIADDYLRPIVVDRYAEISPAVIILGVLGGIYAFGVMGLFFGPVILGAFLAVVDVIDENYDRLGGDSEPGET
- a CDS encoding glycoside hydrolase family 26 protein — encoded protein: MRRRDILGTISTAAIASSVSGCTQSTTDEGTRIIGSYPGDDATSAEQYRPFEEWLETRFGVLTLYVNADDDESVRQNFLSGLTDVWQTGHVPMVTWLSYVDSESETPSTITHQIRDGEYDAVLEWWVDELSAWLAADDPVIDGPRRLYFRPFPEMNGDWLPWSVLEDDDVEPFVDAWRYVHERLMDAVDADDPRERVQWVWNPNATEHTDVPTEASYPGEEYVDWIGIDGYNFGDSSMGDGWQSPESVFEPMRTRLTDLSDRPLSIPEFGSTSVRDGEHDVSAKDEWIDDVFEYIEANDIRMVCWFNVDKETDWAVFGGARGTDTFEDERRDERYRVYDSFRERVQRGDYVGGSTQTPGVLSNDHFQGRF
- a CDS encoding glycosyltransferase family 39 protein, whose product is MAIVLLLAGVTRFHGLTTDGLWLDEIAALEGWTPNPSSTIEAIVAGNVPESPLHIVLVQGWLGLVGSTTFLARSFSILCGVASVYLLYATGRVLFDRRVGVIAALVLALSPLHIQYSREARFLALLFLCSTLSFYFFARLLSGDRSRTVWAGYVLSCVLLVCTHVTGVFVILAHNVLVARWILPRGWPDRIPTRAWLTAQTLIVVGSLPWLATFAWHVRLGNTDPFSWFTPPTLGQFAQTLLVYAGRLATYPFAVHDPVSHTLSVVVLGCLAVLGAYSFITYTPDDVREWHQSAPFTADEPDDEHATATKRTARSAEASADATVVRTYLQREYVVLCWAFVPILAPYVISHVFVPVFHLEYAFVSLGGLALLAAHGVTRIDRRSLRWLLATLLLVGLVASAGVYVGAETQEDWPGAAATVDASPDEPVFVTPGYTADALVAYTDRPPETVLDPPDAAVGDSQDPFVSPEETINETETALADAPGNETQFWVVAPQAYEHEDEWITDLEAAAAEYEYYEHGEIDTYRFSLENDETE
- a CDS encoding glycosyltransferase, which gives rise to MKSPKIVGFRLWSILRSVRWLSVALFLSALLPFWLLVGVMDDGSVYAVAGFGLIMACYVGWSYYVVMYRPWYRDVFGVGTLAVVLCGYAVGVVTIGWVYPAPIQFVHLLAIALIFVYYWFIALIALYHDQVDHAKFTPSPPFPSITVLVPAYNEAGYVGRTVASLLEARYPEEQLEIIVIDDGSTDETAGEARSFESEGVRVVTKENGGKYSALNYGLLFAEGEVIVTVDADSIVATDALKQIVAPFASNPEIGAVASNVTIWNRNSLITRCQQLEYTIGVNIYRRMLDYFGIVLIVPGCLGAYRREAIEGVFAYDPETLTEDFDVTMKILRSGYRVSVSDARVYTEAPDTWTSLYNQRLRWYRGNYMTLFKHIRVVVDSSYGLLHRLAVPFRLVELFFLPVATWIILGFIAWLLLGGQVVQVLALFVFFTSIIVLIAALGILIEGEDWRLIIYAPLFVIGYKHFHDALNLKCLFDVLSDRDLDWTHAQRIDQRDADDSPTE